GTGGCGCCGGAGCCGGGAAGGGCGATGTCCCGTCCCAGCGGGGCCCCTGCCCCGCAGCGGATGGCTGGGGAGAATCCTCAGGAGGGCGGCCGAGGCCGCGCCTAGCGAGGCCTCGACGGCCATTCGAGGCGCGATCGGAATAGCGTTCCGGACGGGCGGCCCGAAGCCGCCCGTCACACCGGCGGGCGAGAACGGAGGTTTTGGCGTGCAAGGAGACGGTATACCCCGGGCCTGGGTGGGACAGGACCTGATCCTTTGCAGGACGGGCACCGAGACTGGGAGCTGGTGACGCTCAAGGAAGTAAACGAGTTGGGCCTCGCCTACGCCTACAAATCGGGCGAGGTGGAAGGCCGGACGGTCTTCGTGCCTTGGACCTCGGTGAGCTGGATGCGGCCCCCGGTACCCGGGGATCTGGAATCCTCTGAAGCGTAAACCGGCCGTGGCAAGACATGACCAGGAGAAGAAGCCAGAAGGAGGGAGAATGGGAAGAACGCGCAACCCGTTCCGGGGGCTCGTGGACACGATGAGCGAGATGGCCCGGATGCGGGAGTACGCCGAGGGCAGTGGCGGCCAGGAAGATCAGCGGCGGACCCACGCGACCGCCTGGGTCCCGACCACCGACATATTCGCGGAGGGTGACGACCTGAAGATTCGCTGCGAGCTTGCCGGGGTCCGGCCAGAAGAAGTGGACATCTCGTTCTCTGACGGTGCCTTGACCATCGACGGGGAGCGCACGGGTGCGCCGGAGACCACGGACTTCTACGCGCGGGAGCGCTACTACGGGCGCTTCAGGCGGAGGCTGAAGCTGCCCCAGGG
This DNA window, taken from Azospirillaceae bacterium, encodes the following:
- a CDS encoding Hsp20/alpha crystallin family protein; the protein is MSEMARMREYAEGSGGQEDQRRTHATAWVPTTDIFAEGDDLKIRCELAGVRPEEVDISFSDGALTIDGERTGAPETTDFYARERYYGRFRRRLKLPQGIDKGAISASFENGLLEITVKGGVDRHEPERIQIDRRTG